Proteins from a single region of Sphingomonas sp.:
- a CDS encoding AprI/Inh family metalloprotease inhibitor — MLRHAAALSVLLVAAPAAFAQASDEIIRETAGKHQLVPTDGKPVCTVALTPVRIAPDTYRATPRACPGIPALARVTSWRLLDGTTLLDARGNTVMHFVEDETALPSYPDLQRPLFYLVPEMPGFTHLPRHDEWAGAWKLKRQGKPICTITLSTTRNGTGDDTRKLSAASCSRQSPASRLRGWELDGMQLMLWGPNDQQIALEYASPGRWTGGGWTLSK; from the coding sequence ATGCTCCGCCATGCTGCCGCCCTTTCCGTCCTGCTCGTCGCCGCCCCGGCCGCCTTCGCCCAGGCCAGCGACGAGATTATCCGCGAAACCGCCGGCAAGCATCAGCTCGTGCCGACCGACGGCAAGCCCGTGTGCACGGTCGCGCTCACCCCAGTTCGGATCGCGCCCGACACCTACCGCGCCACGCCGCGCGCATGCCCCGGCATCCCCGCGCTCGCCAGGGTCACGTCCTGGCGACTGCTCGACGGCACGACACTGCTCGATGCCAGGGGCAACACGGTGATGCACTTCGTCGAGGATGAGACCGCGCTTCCCAGCTATCCTGATCTCCAGCGCCCGCTTTTCTATCTCGTTCCCGAAATGCCCGGCTTCACCCATCTTCCCCGGCATGACGAATGGGCCGGCGCCTGGAAGCTCAAACGCCAGGGCAAGCCGATCTGCACGATCACGCTCAGCACCACCCGCAACGGCACCGGTGACGACACCCGCAAACTCTCCGCCGCGTCCTGCTCCAGGCAGAGCCCGGCATCGCGCCTGCGCGGTTGGGAGCTTGATGGCATGCAACTGATGCTGTGGGGGCCGAACGACCAGCAGATCGCACTGGAATATGCCTCGCCGGGCCGCTGGACCGGAGGCGGCTGGACGCTGTCGAAATAG
- a CDS encoding DUF6127 family protein: MSEDVLLAQLIGQAEAEGANLVTLRAIIEEAGELGARRALEKLGLGDAGAGKDMAELRELLGAWRDAKRSAMQAAFAWGGRMLAALVLVGLAVKLGFPGWLK; this comes from the coding sequence ATGAGCGAGGATGTGCTGCTGGCGCAGTTGATCGGGCAGGCCGAGGCGGAAGGCGCGAACCTGGTGACGCTGCGCGCGATCATCGAGGAGGCGGGCGAGCTGGGGGCGCGGCGGGCGCTGGAGAAACTGGGGCTCGGCGATGCCGGGGCGGGCAAGGACATGGCCGAGCTGCGCGAGCTGCTGGGGGCGTGGCGCGACGCCAAGCGATCGGCGATGCAGGCGGCGTTCGCCTGGGGCGGGCGGATGCTGGCGGCGCTGGTGCTGGTCGGGCTGGCGGTCAAGCTGGGGTTTCCGGGATGGCTGAAGTGA
- a CDS encoding spermidine synthase: protein MTPRELIDTAEVPGGEPLRLFRRGADHMIVLERNELMNSRMSGSEEALAAYTIERLGKRPGLRLLIGGYGMGFTLRAALPLLKRDALVTVAELVPKIIDWAKGPMAELTAGCLDDPRVDVVIDDVGRVIRESPGGYDGILLDVDNGPDGLTRAGNDGLYSDRGLAQARAALRPGGILAVWSAAPDDRFRRRFGDAGYKVDEVAVRARSNGKGPRHVIWFGVKR from the coding sequence ATGACTCCGCGCGAACTGATCGATACCGCCGAAGTGCCGGGAGGCGAGCCGCTCCGGCTGTTCCGCCGCGGTGCCGACCATATGATCGTGCTCGAGCGCAACGAGCTGATGAACAGCCGGATGAGCGGTTCGGAGGAAGCGCTGGCGGCGTACACGATCGAGCGGCTGGGGAAGCGGCCGGGGCTGCGGCTGCTGATCGGCGGATACGGGATGGGGTTCACGCTGCGCGCGGCGCTGCCGCTGCTCAAGCGTGACGCGCTGGTGACCGTGGCGGAACTGGTGCCCAAGATCATCGACTGGGCGAAGGGGCCGATGGCGGAATTGACCGCGGGATGCCTCGACGATCCCCGCGTCGATGTCGTCATCGACGATGTCGGGCGGGTGATCCGCGAGAGCCCGGGCGGCTATGACGGGATATTGCTCGACGTCGATAACGGCCCGGACGGGCTGACGCGGGCGGGCAATGACGGGCTCTATTCGGACCGGGGCCTTGCGCAGGCGCGGGCGGCGCTGCGGCCGGGTGGGATCCTGGCGGTGTGGTCGGCGGCGCCCGACGACCGCTTCCGGCGGCGGTTCGGCGATGCCGGGTACAAGGTCGACGAAGTGGCGGTGCGGGCGCGGAGCAATGGCAAGGGGCCCCGGCACGTGATCTGGTTTGGCGTGAAGCGGTAA
- a CDS encoding DUF2339 domain-containing protein → MGWTLLLALGVAAAFAVVLRRLNFLEQELRRVESLLARLDRREGEPTSVRKMAAAVSIAAPPPVALAPPEPPPAPPAPAQPRFSLESLIGGRLPIWIGGAALVLAGFFLVRYSIDSGLIGPGARTALAALFALALIAASETARRLPATASDPRVAQALAGAGIASLYATLYLAAALYHLIAPLPAFFAVLAVTAIALGLSLRHGPPTAVMALLGGFMAPLVAGFDAAGVGPLLVYLALLVAALFGLAVHRGWGWLALAASAAGFGWVNFLIFARTGNIGDLSAVGAFTMALAAGSSAALPATGLRNPWLRLAPLLAGFVQIIALAPALDFDPLAWCFYLVLSAAALFLAWRDPVYLPAAPASAALLLLLEALALLQPETAATPIAAIFATAIFAIPGHFLAARGRGWAAVALLGTAGSLLITHAAAPFLLADWTWGLLELAAATATASLAWRLRAGGDVAQLTAATALTGFLAALGMAQFAPFEWLAIPLVLMMAALAAWARHVRAGPLFELPAYPFIAALVAAGWPLAQLANLVLSSLSGERLPYNLLPDLADLMRLLALPTILALVLLADPRQYHRVRRFIGAVAATVGVLLLYALAKQPLAIATPERFLSLGFIERALLTQACLATGWLLLTRTRLHALGKALLILGLARLAWFDLLLLNPAIEPQSVGAIPLLNAATIHAALAAFWLWTLPSSRATRVGAAALTLVAVVATIRQLAHGNLLTGPIGTVENTGYSAALLSVSLFWLWRGIAAARHDLRVAGLALLTVVTFKVFLIDASALDGVLRILSFLGLGLALIGIGWAYNRFLGKNAAT, encoded by the coding sequence ATGGGATGGACACTCCTTCTCGCGCTCGGCGTCGCCGCGGCCTTTGCGGTCGTTCTGCGGCGCCTGAACTTTCTGGAGCAAGAGCTGCGGAGAGTCGAATCGCTGCTTGCCCGGCTCGATCGGCGCGAGGGTGAACCAACTTCGGTCCGCAAAATGGCGGCGGCGGTGTCGATCGCCGCGCCGCCGCCGGTAGCGCTCGCTCCACCCGAACCGCCACCCGCGCCGCCCGCGCCCGCCCAGCCCCGCTTCAGCCTCGAAAGCCTGATCGGCGGACGGCTGCCGATCTGGATCGGCGGCGCGGCGCTGGTGCTCGCCGGATTCTTCCTCGTCCGCTATTCGATCGACTCCGGGCTGATCGGGCCCGGCGCGCGTACCGCGCTCGCCGCGCTGTTCGCGCTCGCGCTGATCGCCGCCAGCGAAACCGCGCGCCGCCTGCCGGCCACCGCCAGCGATCCGCGCGTCGCCCAGGCACTTGCCGGCGCCGGCATCGCCAGCCTCTACGCCACGCTCTACCTCGCCGCCGCGCTCTACCATCTGATTGCCCCGCTCCCGGCATTTTTCGCGGTGCTCGCGGTCACGGCGATCGCGCTCGGCCTGTCGCTGCGCCACGGGCCGCCGACCGCGGTGATGGCGCTTCTCGGCGGGTTCATGGCCCCGCTCGTCGCCGGCTTCGACGCCGCCGGGGTCGGCCCGCTGCTGGTCTATCTCGCTTTGCTCGTCGCCGCCTTGTTCGGCCTCGCCGTGCATCGCGGCTGGGGCTGGCTCGCGCTCGCCGCGAGCGCCGCCGGGTTCGGCTGGGTCAATTTCCTCATCTTCGCGCGCACCGGCAATATCGGCGATCTCTCGGCGGTCGGCGCGTTCACGATGGCGCTAGCCGCCGGCTCCAGCGCGGCGCTGCCCGCCACCGGGCTCCGCAATCCCTGGTTGCGCCTCGCGCCGCTGCTCGCCGGCTTCGTCCAGATCATTGCCCTCGCCCCCGCGCTCGATTTCGACCCGTTGGCATGGTGTTTCTATCTCGTCCTTTCCGCCGCCGCGTTGTTCCTCGCCTGGCGCGATCCGGTCTATCTGCCCGCCGCCCCTGCCTCGGCGGCGCTGCTGCTCCTGCTCGAAGCGCTGGCGCTGCTCCAGCCCGAAACCGCCGCCACCCCGATCGCGGCGATCTTCGCCACCGCGATCTTCGCGATCCCCGGACATTTCCTCGCCGCGCGCGGACGCGGCTGGGCGGCAGTCGCGCTGCTCGGCACGGCCGGGTCGCTCCTCATCACCCACGCCGCCGCGCCCTTCCTGCTCGCCGACTGGACCTGGGGCCTGCTCGAACTCGCCGCCGCCACAGCCACTGCCAGCCTCGCCTGGCGCCTGCGCGCTGGCGGAGACGTCGCCCAGTTGACCGCCGCGACCGCGCTAACCGGCTTCCTCGCCGCTTTGGGCATGGCGCAATTCGCGCCGTTCGAGTGGCTGGCGATCCCGCTGGTGCTGATGATGGCCGCGCTTGCGGCTTGGGCCCGTCACGTCCGCGCCGGGCCACTGTTCGAATTACCAGCCTATCCCTTCATAGCCGCCCTGGTCGCCGCCGGCTGGCCGCTGGCGCAACTGGCCAATCTCGTCCTGTCGTCGCTCTCCGGCGAGCGGCTCCCCTATAATCTCCTCCCCGATCTCGCCGACCTGATGCGGCTGCTGGCGCTGCCGACGATCCTCGCTCTCGTCCTGCTCGCCGATCCGCGCCAGTACCACCGCGTCCGCCGCTTCATCGGCGCAGTCGCGGCGACTGTCGGCGTCCTCCTGCTCTACGCCCTCGCCAAGCAGCCCCTTGCGATCGCCACCCCCGAGCGTTTCCTCTCGCTTGGCTTCATCGAGCGCGCACTCCTCACCCAGGCCTGCCTCGCCACCGGCTGGCTGCTGCTCACGCGCACCCGCCTGCACGCCCTCGGCAAGGCGCTCCTCATCCTCGGCCTCGCCCGCCTGGCGTGGTTCGATCTGTTGCTGCTCAACCCCGCAATCGAGCCGCAATCGGTCGGCGCGATCCCCTTGCTCAACGCCGCGACGATCCACGCCGCGCTCGCCGCCTTCTGGCTATGGACGCTGCCATCCAGTCGCGCGACGCGCGTCGGCGCTGCCGCCCTCACCCTCGTCGCGGTCGTCGCCACGATCCGCCAGCTCGCGCATGGCAACCTCCTCACTGGCCCGATCGGCACCGTCGAGAATACCGGCTATTCGGCAGCCCTGCTCAGCGTGTCGCTGTTCTGGCTATGGCGTGGCATCGCCGCTGCCCGGCACGATCTCCGCGTCGCCGGGCTCGCCTTGCTGACCGTTGTCACCTTCAAGGTGTTCCTGATCGACGCCTCCGCATTGGATGGCGTGCTGCGCATCCTCTCGTTCCTCGGACTCGGCCTTGCCCTGATTGGCATCGGCTGGGCGTATAATCGCTTCCTCGGCAAGAACGCCGCCACCTAG
- a CDS encoding phage portal protein gives MKWFGRKSARDGVRLPRARGGTMASVADWPRSYEALVREGYCQNPVAQRAVKLVAEGVGGAPLKASDPALAALVKARSGGQVLLETVAAHVLLHGNAYVELLHDQAGRITELFALRPERVTVDADANGWPVAYRYRVGAQVARLVAEDGAGRTAVAHIRAFHPGDDHYGLGCLGAAAAAVAIHNAAARWNKALLDNAARPSGALVYETGDGAALSGEQFERLKREMEAGFAGAGNAGRPMLLEGGLRWQAMSMTPADMDFVGLKAAAAREIALAFGVPPMLMGLPGDNSYANYREANRALWRLAILPLAENILGGLCQALRPWFPDASLAIDVDRVTALAEDRERMWRQVSAADFLSDAEKRAMVGLA, from the coding sequence ATGAAATGGTTCGGACGCAAGTCCGCACGGGATGGCGTGCGGCTGCCGCGGGCGCGTGGGGGCACCATGGCGAGCGTGGCGGATTGGCCGCGGAGCTATGAGGCGCTGGTGCGCGAGGGCTATTGCCAGAATCCGGTGGCGCAGCGGGCGGTGAAGCTGGTCGCGGAGGGCGTGGGCGGGGCGCCGCTCAAGGCCTCCGATCCGGCGCTGGCGGCGTTGGTCAAGGCGCGCTCGGGCGGGCAGGTGCTGCTCGAGACGGTGGCGGCGCATGTGCTGCTGCACGGCAACGCCTATGTCGAGCTGCTGCACGATCAGGCCGGGCGGATCACCGAATTGTTCGCGCTCCGGCCCGAGCGGGTGACCGTCGATGCCGACGCCAATGGCTGGCCGGTGGCCTATCGCTATCGGGTCGGCGCGCAGGTCGCGCGGCTGGTGGCGGAGGATGGCGCGGGTCGGACGGCGGTGGCGCATATCCGCGCCTTCCATCCCGGCGACGATCATTACGGGCTGGGGTGCCTGGGCGCGGCGGCGGCGGCGGTGGCGATCCACAACGCCGCGGCGCGCTGGAACAAGGCGCTGCTCGACAATGCGGCGCGGCCTTCGGGAGCGCTGGTCTATGAGACCGGCGACGGCGCGGCGCTGTCGGGCGAGCAGTTCGAGCGGCTCAAGCGCGAGATGGAGGCGGGGTTCGCCGGGGCGGGCAATGCCGGGCGGCCGATGCTGCTCGAAGGCGGGCTCAGATGGCAGGCGATGAGCATGACCCCGGCGGACATGGATTTCGTCGGGCTCAAGGCGGCGGCGGCGCGCGAGATCGCGCTGGCGTTCGGGGTGCCGCCGATGCTGATGGGGCTGCCCGGCGACAATAGCTACGCCAATTACCGCGAGGCCAATCGCGCCCTGTGGCGGCTGGCGATCCTGCCGCTGGCGGAGAATATCCTGGGCGGATTGTGCCAGGCGCTCAGGCCGTGGTTTCCCGATGCCAGCCTCGCCATCGATGTCGACCGGGTGACGGCGCTGGCCGAGGACCGCGAGCGGATGTGGCGGCAGGTGAGCGCGGCGGACTTCCTGAGCGACGCGGAGAAACGGGCGATGGTGGGGCTGGCATGA
- a CDS encoding terminase family protein — MSGAQAQADALIDQLLALPEDERLEAVRAMSAPQRREFAARWRAWAHGGQRMPPGDWRVWLIRAGRGFGKTRAGAEWVCEVARSIAGARIALVGANADDVRQVMIEGPSGLVDVARADERPVWHRASRELHWPNGTIASVYSAEAPERLRGPEHEAAWCDELGKWRNADATWDNLVMTMRRGERPRIVVTTTPRSTRLIHRIRALPSMIETTGRTRDNPHLPASFVAAMVEEYGGTLKGRQELEGELIEEVAGALWSRALIEARRVRTAPALVRVVVGVDPPAGVGGDACGIVAVGLGADGRGYVLEDASVSGQAPEGWARAVAACAARRGADRVIAEKNQGGSMVESVLRAADAVLPVRLVHASRGKSARAEPVSALYESGKVWHAGAFPALEDELRGLQAGGGYEGPGRSPDRADALVWALSELMLRKRGRPAVRGI, encoded by the coding sequence ATGAGCGGCGCGCAGGCGCAGGCCGATGCGCTGATCGACCAATTGCTGGCCTTGCCCGAGGACGAGCGGCTCGAAGCGGTGCGGGCGATGTCAGCCCCGCAACGGCGCGAGTTCGCGGCGCGGTGGCGGGCATGGGCGCATGGCGGCCAGCGGATGCCGCCGGGCGACTGGCGGGTATGGCTGATCCGCGCCGGGCGCGGATTTGGCAAGACGCGGGCAGGCGCGGAATGGGTGTGTGAGGTGGCACGCAGCATCGCCGGCGCGCGTATCGCTCTGGTCGGCGCCAATGCCGACGATGTCCGCCAGGTGATGATCGAGGGGCCGAGCGGGCTGGTGGACGTGGCGCGCGCCGATGAGCGCCCGGTATGGCACCGGGCGTCGCGCGAACTGCACTGGCCCAATGGCACGATCGCCAGCGTCTATTCGGCGGAGGCGCCCGAGCGGCTGCGCGGCCCCGAGCATGAGGCGGCGTGGTGCGACGAGCTCGGCAAATGGCGCAACGCCGATGCGACGTGGGACAATCTGGTGATGACGATGCGGCGCGGCGAGCGGCCGCGCATCGTGGTGACGACGACGCCGCGATCGACGCGGCTGATCCATCGCATCCGGGCGCTGCCGAGCATGATCGAGACGACCGGGCGGACGCGCGACAATCCGCATCTGCCGGCGAGCTTCGTCGCCGCGATGGTGGAGGAATATGGCGGTACGCTGAAAGGCCGGCAGGAACTGGAAGGCGAGCTGATCGAGGAAGTCGCGGGCGCGCTGTGGTCACGTGCGCTGATCGAGGCGCGGCGGGTGCGGACCGCGCCGGCGCTGGTGCGGGTGGTGGTGGGCGTCGATCCGCCGGCGGGCGTGGGCGGCGACGCCTGCGGGATCGTCGCGGTCGGGCTGGGCGCGGACGGCCGTGGCTATGTCCTGGAGGATGCCAGCGTGTCGGGACAGGCGCCCGAGGGCTGGGCGCGGGCGGTGGCGGCGTGCGCGGCGCGCCGGGGCGCGGACCGCGTGATCGCCGAAAAGAACCAGGGCGGTTCAATGGTCGAAAGCGTGCTGCGCGCGGCCGACGCGGTGCTGCCGGTGCGGCTGGTCCATGCCAGCCGCGGCAAGAGCGCGCGGGCCGAGCCGGTCTCGGCGCTCTATGAGAGCGGCAAGGTGTGGCACGCGGGCGCGTTTCCGGCGCTGGAGGATGAGCTTCGCGGGCTGCAGGCGGGCGGCGGCTATGAAGGGCCGGGGCGCTCGCCTGACCGCGCGGATGCGTTGGTATGGGCGCTGAGCGAGCTGATGCTGCGCAAGCGCGGGCGGCCGGCGGTTCGGGGGATCTGA
- a CDS encoding glutathione S-transferase family protein, with translation MIVFGSTLSPYVRKVMAFGAEKGLELELQAAGMGRGGPDFEAASPFRKMPGFKHDDFLISDSTAIITYLEAQFPEPNLIPLDPRNRARAIWFEEFADTLMMAAGGAIFGNRFVKPRVLKMDADHDAADAAERDLLPPVFDYLESAIPDSGFLIEDRITLADIAVASPIATLGCIGVASCPDKYPRLTAWAAAILARPSFAGILAKDQAVVAAMGGPALPDDTAPRVGNGDKKS, from the coding sequence GTGATTGTCTTCGGATCGACCTTGTCGCCGTACGTGCGCAAGGTGATGGCGTTCGGTGCCGAGAAGGGGCTGGAGCTGGAGTTGCAGGCGGCAGGAATGGGGCGCGGCGGGCCCGATTTCGAAGCGGCGAGCCCGTTTCGCAAGATGCCAGGCTTCAAACATGACGACTTCCTGATCTCGGACTCGACCGCGATCATCACCTATCTCGAGGCGCAGTTCCCCGAGCCCAACCTGATTCCGCTCGACCCCCGCAACCGCGCCCGGGCGATCTGGTTCGAAGAATTCGCCGACACGCTGATGATGGCGGCGGGCGGCGCGATCTTCGGCAACCGTTTCGTCAAGCCGAGGGTGCTCAAGATGGACGCCGATCACGATGCCGCCGACGCCGCCGAGCGCGACCTGTTGCCGCCGGTCTTCGACTATCTGGAAAGTGCGATTCCCGATAGCGGCTTCCTGATCGAGGACCGCATCACGCTGGCCGATATCGCCGTGGCCAGCCCGATCGCGACACTCGGCTGCATCGGCGTGGCGAGCTGCCCGGACAAATATCCGCGCCTGACCGCCTGGGCGGCGGCGATCCTTGCCCGGCCGAGCTTCGCGGGAATACTCGCCAAGGATCAGGCGGTGGTGGCGGCGATGGGCGGGCCGGCGCTGCCGGACGATACCGCGCCGCGCGTTGGAAATGGCGACAAGAAGAGCTAG
- a CDS encoding HK97 family phage prohead protease: MAEVSVAQSGTSRGVRFAGYASVFDAADRGGDIVRRGAFRVGGRIPLLWQHGGAPVGEIEWLGEDSRGLRVIGRVAEPGLAAAVARGGVTGLSFGYRVREARRGSRAREIKALDLVEVSLVANPMQPLARVHAVEAGFTPPAWGDACRDCRAAAGA; this comes from the coding sequence ATGGCTGAAGTGAGCGTCGCGCAGAGCGGGACTTCGCGCGGGGTTCGCTTCGCCGGATACGCTTCGGTGTTCGATGCGGCGGATCGCGGCGGCGATATCGTGCGGCGGGGGGCGTTTCGGGTTGGGGGGCGGATACCATTGCTGTGGCAGCATGGTGGTGCCCCGGTTGGCGAGATCGAATGGCTCGGGGAGGATAGCCGCGGGCTGCGCGTGATCGGGCGCGTGGCGGAGCCGGGGCTGGCGGCGGCGGTGGCGCGGGGCGGGGTTACCGGGCTGTCGTTCGGATACCGGGTGCGGGAAGCGCGGCGGGGTAGCCGCGCCCGCGAGATCAAGGCGCTGGATCTGGTCGAGGTGAGCCTGGTGGCGAACCCGATGCAACCGCTGGCGCGGGTGCATGCGGTGGAAGCGGGGTTTACGCCGCCGGCTTGGGGCGACGCCTGCCGAGACTGTCGAGCAGCTGCGGGCGCCTGA
- the dapF gene encoding diaminopimelate epimerase: protein MQRIAFTKCHGSGNDFPLIDARALDLSDTEWAVLARVFSDRTGPVGGDGILLLTEGDDEHAFGMRMFNSDGSEAETCLNGLRCVARAGFEALGIDAARVRLQTSSAEVARAEAIAPGVVSVRTSARASLGIAATGPLSGLPSTRDFTAVSMPNPHLIAFVEAVNEAELVALGAWCEAAPPLLPERANVSFVEMHGSDLFVRTYERGVGLTNACGSAMAAAVFAAGLTGRVAWGREVIVFNKGGLVRGSAASPADGAEVTITGNATFEWDGTIGADGSGLEVTRRRGDETAAWDAALAQISSNNAASPPIR, encoded by the coding sequence ATGCAGCGGATCGCCTTCACCAAATGCCATGGATCGGGGAATGATTTCCCGCTGATCGACGCGCGTGCGCTCGATCTGAGCGATACGGAGTGGGCGGTGCTCGCGCGGGTGTTTTCCGATCGTACCGGACCGGTTGGCGGGGATGGCATTCTCCTGCTGACGGAAGGAGATGATGAGCATGCTTTTGGGATGCGGATGTTTAATTCGGATGGGTCGGAGGCGGAGACTTGTCTGAACGGGCTGCGGTGCGTGGCTCGGGCGGGGTTCGAGGCGCTGGGGATCGATGCGGCGCGGGTGAGGTTGCAGACCTCGAGCGCCGAAGTGGCGCGGGCCGAGGCGATCGCCCCGGGGGTGGTCAGCGTGCGGACTTCGGCGCGGGCGTCGCTGGGGATCGCGGCGACCGGGCCACTGAGCGGACTGCCGAGCACGCGCGACTTCACCGCCGTTTCGATGCCCAATCCGCATCTGATCGCGTTTGTCGAGGCAGTGAACGAGGCCGAGCTGGTCGCGCTTGGCGCGTGGTGCGAGGCGGCGCCGCCGCTGTTACCCGAGCGCGCCAATGTCTCGTTCGTCGAGATGCATGGATCCGACCTGTTCGTGAGAACGTATGAGCGGGGAGTGGGGCTGACCAATGCGTGCGGGAGCGCGATGGCGGCCGCGGTGTTCGCGGCGGGGCTGACCGGACGGGTGGCTTGGGGGCGCGAGGTGATCGTGTTCAACAAGGGCGGGCTGGTGCGTGGCAGCGCCGCTTCGCCCGCGGACGGCGCCGAAGTGACGATCACCGGCAATGCGACGTTCGAATGGGACGGCACGATCGGCGCCGACGGCAGCGGGCTGGAAGTGACGCGGCGGCGCGGCGACGAGACCGCGGCGTGGGACGCGGCGCTCGCCCAAATCTCTTCGAACAACGCCGCGTCCCCGCCGATCCGGTAA
- a CDS encoding AsmA family protein — MAEEIVRPKPSRALGTPLASTIAAITTILGLIVLAWTILFVTKGRFLKGPFERIVAAQTHRQVKVAGDFQLYLNPFNVKFVAEGFSISNPEWAGHGNFFEARRIDSRISTWSLITGNRRINWLGLIDGHADLQWDKDGKRNTWTFSEEKGEPLDLPVIRRAIVQGTMIRYVDPRMQIEAGIRVQTVEAKDTQFANAINFDGNGTVRGTRFTMNGALLTPNATVAGGQNKLKLHAEGVRTQIDVSGTLPGATEIEGADLRMDMRGQNLADVFALLGVAVPDTRGYRLTSALTKQEIEWRFTDLTGRFGASDLAGRMTVAMTQPRLMLTADLATRTLDIVDAGPFIGYSPSQSVAGKSALVQRVGGTPRILPDAPLRVEALRNFDAKVNWTVRNVRAENLPVSNIKLGLTLDDRLLTLDPLNFSLARGTVSSEISINARRQPVFTEYDIRLSPTPMGVLLAGFGVEESGTTGTLKARIQMTGSGNSVRDSLASSNGRIAVILPKGAFWTRNVQLSELDLGVFVQKMFEKKLKEPVQINCGLIGFTVRNGIAAADPILIDTEKNVMLGRGGFSFKNESIDLAFRADGKKFSLFSAQSPVGINGYFAAPGISVLSPELIARAGAGLGLGVVASPLAAIIAFVDVGDAKAADCGPVLAGASARAQRTEKGKPRDDVGRGTTAKSESGKQSGAERQQQRKKFLGIF, encoded by the coding sequence ATGGCCGAGGAAATCGTACGCCCCAAGCCTTCGCGCGCGCTCGGCACGCCGCTGGCCTCCACGATCGCCGCTATCACCACGATTCTCGGGCTGATCGTGCTCGCCTGGACGATATTGTTCGTCACCAAGGGGCGGTTCCTGAAGGGGCCGTTCGAGCGGATCGTCGCGGCGCAGACACACCGGCAGGTCAAGGTCGCGGGCGATTTCCAGCTCTATCTCAACCCGTTCAACGTCAAGTTCGTCGCCGAGGGCTTCAGCATCTCCAACCCCGAATGGGCGGGGCACGGCAATTTCTTCGAGGCCAGGCGGATCGATTCGCGAATCTCGACCTGGAGCCTGATCACCGGCAACCGGCGGATCAACTGGCTGGGTCTGATCGACGGCCATGCCGATCTGCAATGGGACAAGGACGGCAAGCGCAACACCTGGACCTTCAGCGAAGAGAAAGGCGAACCGCTCGACCTGCCGGTGATCCGCCGCGCGATCGTCCAGGGGACGATGATCCGCTATGTCGATCCGCGGATGCAGATCGAGGCGGGCATCCGCGTGCAGACGGTCGAGGCCAAGGACACCCAATTCGCCAACGCGATCAATTTCGACGGCAATGGCACGGTGCGCGGCACCCGCTTCACGATGAACGGGGCGCTGCTGACGCCAAACGCGACGGTGGCTGGCGGGCAGAACAAGTTGAAGCTGCATGCCGAGGGCGTGCGTACCCAGATCGACGTGTCTGGCACGCTGCCGGGCGCGACCGAGATCGAAGGCGCCGATCTGCGCATGGACATGCGCGGACAGAATCTCGCGGACGTGTTTGCGCTGCTTGGCGTCGCGGTGCCCGATACGCGCGGCTACCGGCTGACCTCGGCGCTGACCAAGCAGGAAATCGAATGGCGTTTCACGGATCTCACGGGCCGCTTCGGCGCCAGCGATCTTGCCGGACGGATGACCGTGGCGATGACCCAGCCGCGGCTTATGCTGACCGCCGATCTGGCGACGCGGACGCTCGACATCGTCGATGCCGGGCCGTTCATCGGCTACAGCCCCAGCCAGTCGGTGGCGGGCAAGAGTGCGCTGGTCCAGCGGGTCGGCGGCACACCCCGCATTCTGCCCGATGCGCCGCTGCGCGTGGAGGCGCTCCGGAATTTCGACGCCAAGGTCAACTGGACGGTGCGCAACGTCCGCGCCGAGAACCTGCCGGTTTCGAACATCAAGCTCGGGCTGACGCTCGACGACCGGCTGCTCACGCTCGATCCGCTCAACTTCAGCCTCGCGCGCGGCACGGTCTCGTCCGAGATCAGCATCAACGCGCGGCGCCAGCCGGTCTTCACCGAATATGACATCCGCCTGTCGCCGACGCCGATGGGGGTGTTGCTCGCTGGCTTTGGGGTCGAGGAATCGGGGACGACCGGCACGCTCAAGGCGCGCATCCAGATGACCGGCAGCGGCAACAGCGTGCGCGATTCGCTGGCGAGCTCGAACGGACGGATCGCGGTGATCTTGCCCAAGGGCGCGTTCTGGACACGCAATGTGCAATTGAGCGAGCTCGACCTGGGTGTGTTCGTGCAGAAGATGTTCGAGAAGAAGCTGAAGGAGCCGGTGCAGATCAATTGCGGACTGATCGGCTTCACCGTGCGAAACGGCATCGCCGCCGCCGATCCGATCCTGATCGATACCGAGAAGAATGTGATGCTTGGGCGCGGCGGGTTCAGCTTCAAGAACGAATCGATCGACCTCGCCTTCCGCGCCGATGGCAAGAAGTTCAGCTTGTTCTCCGCCCAGTCGCCGGTCGGCATCAACGGCTATTTCGCGGCGCCGGGGATTTCGGTGCTCTCGCCTGAGCTGATCGCGCGCGCCGGTGCCGGGCTGGGGCTGGGCGTGGTGGCGAGCCCGCTGGCGGCGATCATCGCGTTCGTCGATGTCGGTGATGCCAAGGCGGCCGATTGCGGCCCGGTGCTGGCCGGTGCCTCGGCACGGGCGCAGCGCACCGAAAAGGGCAAGCCGCGCGACGATGTCGGCCGGGGAACCACCGCCAAGTCCGAAAGCGGCAAGCAGTCGGGCGCGGAGAGGCAGCAGCAGCGGAAGAAGTTTCTGGGGATCTTCTGA